The nucleotide sequence ACCGGGGCGAACACCGAGGCGGATACAGCGCTTTTACTTTTGAAATAACCGACGATGTCGAATACGGGACAGACAACAAAATTCTCGTGCGAGTAAACAACGCCGAGCAATTCGATATAATGCCTCTGGTCGGAGACTTCAACTTCTACGGGGGAATTTACCGCGATGTCAGTTTGATTATAACAGAACCGACATGTATATCGCTGTTGGATTACGCTTCTCCCGGAGTATATCTTACTCAAAAGTCCGTGACCGAAAAACAAGCCCACATCGTTGCGACTGTAAAATTATCCAATGCAGCCACAACGAAACAAGTAAATGTGAAAGTCACCGTCAAAGACCATGATAAAACTATACAAGAAATAAAACGACATGTCACATTGAACGCCCATTCCGAAGGAGAAGCCATCATTCCTTTCACCATACAGAATCCCCGTTTATGGAATGGTCGTGAAGACCCGTTCATGTATCGGGCCGAAATATCCCTATGGGAAAATGATAAATTATTGGATAAGGTGATACAACCTTTGGGAATACGATACTATCGTGTAGATCCCGACAATGGCTTTTTCTTGAACGGTAAACATTTGCCTTTATACGGAGTTTGCCGGCATCAGGACCGGGCGGAAATCGGCAACGCCTTACGCTCGATGCATCACGAAGAAGACACCAAGCTGATGCTCGAAATGGGAGTCAACGCCGTTCGGTTAGCCCATTACCAACAAGCAGAATACATGTACGACCTAATGGATCAATCGGGTATAATCACATGGGCCGAAATCCCATTCATCGGCCCCGGAGGATATGCCGACAAAGGATTTATCGACTCCGAGGCTTTCAAGAAAAACGGAGAAGAACAATTGAAAGAACTAATCCGCCAAAATTACAATCACCCCTCGATTTGTTTTTGGGGATTATTCAACGAATTGACCGAACGAGGAGATAATCCTGTTACTTACATTACCGAACTGAACGAACTGGCACACTCGGAAGATCCCACTCGCCTGACAACCTCTGCCAGTAACCAGAACGGAGGACTCAATTTCATTACCGACTGTATCGCTTGGAACCGCTACGACGGTTGGTACGGAGGTATGCCCGACGCTTTGGCGAAATTTTTAGATCAGACTCACAACCAATACCCCCAGTTGCGCATTGCAATCAGCGAATATGGAGCAGGAGCCAGTATTTATCATCAATCGGATTCTTTAAAACGTCCGAACCCGGCCGGTTGGTGGCATCCCGAAAACTGGCAGACATTCTATCATATCGAGAACTGGAAAATTATTCATGAACGGCCCTTTGTCTGGGGTAGCTTCATATGGAATATGTTCGACTTCGGAGCCGCTCACCGAAGAGAAGGAGACCGTCCGGGAATTAATGATAAAGGACTCGTAACATTCGACCGTAAATATAAAAAAGACGCATTCTACTTTTATAAGGCAAACTGGAACAAAACCGACCCTATGGTACATCTGGCCGAAAAACGTTGCGACATGCGCCCGACCGCTCAACAAAATTTCATGGCATTTACCAACCTGCCAGAAGTAGAACTGTTCGTGAACGGGAAAAGCATGGGAAAACAAAAACCCGACCGATATGCCATCGTCAAATGGGAACAAATAGAGCTTCCTCTCGGAAAGAACACCATTCTTGTGCAGTCGACCACGAAAGATAAAGTCTCAGATACAA is from Barnesiella intestinihominis YIT 11860 and encodes:
- a CDS encoding glycoside hydrolase family 2 protein, yielding MRIKWLITIVISLCIFQTNAQRSYLSLNDNWQFRFSHQVGKNSTQRISLPHTWNAPDALSGKLDYKRGIGNYEKDLYISPEWKGKRLFLYFEGVNSVADLFINGKYRGEHRGGYSAFTFEITDDVEYGTDNKILVRVNNAEQFDIMPLVGDFNFYGGIYRDVSLIITEPTCISLLDYASPGVYLTQKSVTEKQAHIVATVKLSNAATTKQVNVKVTVKDHDKTIQEIKRHVTLNAHSEGEAIIPFTIQNPRLWNGREDPFMYRAEISLWENDKLLDKVIQPLGIRYYRVDPDNGFFLNGKHLPLYGVCRHQDRAEIGNALRSMHHEEDTKLMLEMGVNAVRLAHYQQAEYMYDLMDQSGIITWAEIPFIGPGGYADKGFIDSEAFKKNGEEQLKELIRQNYNHPSICFWGLFNELTERGDNPVTYITELNELAHSEDPTRLTTSASNQNGGLNFITDCIAWNRYDGWYGGMPDALAKFLDQTHNQYPQLRIAISEYGAGASIYHQSDSLKRPNPAGWWHPENWQTFYHIENWKIIHERPFVWGSFIWNMFDFGAAHRREGDRPGINDKGLVTFDRKYKKDAFYFYKANWNKTDPMVHLAEKRCDMRPTAQQNFMAFTNLPEVELFVNGKSMGKQKPDRYAIVKWEQIELPLGKNTILVQSTTKDKVSDTMTLWITDSAQNRKE